A single region of the Solwaraspora sp. WMMD791 genome encodes:
- a CDS encoding 2-hydroxyacid dehydrogenase yields the protein MRVAVFSTKPYDTRFLTEANAAAGHDLVFLEPRLSPETAPLAIGADAVCAFVNDDLSAPVLETLAHGGVRLIALRSAGFNHVDLATARRLGLTVTRVPGYSPYAVAEHCAGLILALNRKIHRAYNRVREHNFALNGLLGFDLHGRTVGVVGTGKIGVRFIRIMAGFGCRVIAADPYPSDEAVAAGASYVPLSTLLAESDIVTLHCPLTPETHHLIDEERIAQMRDGVMLINTSRGALVDTAAVIRGLKSGKIGYLGLDVYEEEADLFFEDLSDQMLRDDLFSRLVTFPNVLITGHQAFFTEEALHNIAATTIASITAFEREGSAARIAPDALVR from the coding sequence ATGCGCGTGGCGGTGTTCAGCACGAAACCGTACGACACGCGGTTTCTGACCGAGGCGAACGCGGCGGCCGGGCACGACCTGGTGTTTCTGGAGCCGAGGCTGTCCCCGGAGACCGCGCCGTTGGCCATCGGCGCCGACGCGGTCTGTGCCTTCGTCAACGACGACCTCAGCGCGCCGGTACTGGAGACGCTGGCGCACGGCGGGGTCCGGCTGATCGCGTTGCGCTCGGCCGGGTTCAACCACGTCGATCTGGCGACCGCGCGGCGGCTCGGGCTCACCGTCACCCGGGTGCCGGGCTATTCGCCGTACGCGGTCGCGGAGCACTGCGCCGGGCTGATCCTGGCGCTCAACAGGAAGATCCACCGGGCGTACAACCGGGTACGGGAGCACAACTTCGCCCTCAACGGACTGCTCGGCTTCGACCTGCACGGGCGGACCGTCGGCGTGGTCGGGACCGGCAAGATCGGCGTCCGGTTCATCCGGATCATGGCTGGTTTCGGCTGCCGGGTGATCGCCGCCGACCCGTACCCGTCGGACGAGGCGGTCGCGGCCGGAGCCAGCTACGTGCCGTTGTCGACCCTGCTCGCCGAATCGGACATCGTCACCCTGCACTGTCCACTCACACCCGAGACGCACCACCTGATCGACGAGGAACGGATCGCGCAGATGCGCGACGGCGTGATGCTGATCAACACCAGCCGGGGCGCGCTGGTGGACACCGCCGCCGTCATCCGGGGGCTGAAGAGCGGCAAGATCGGCTATCTGGGGCTGGACGTGTACGAGGAGGAAGCCGACCTGTTCTTCGAGGACCTGTCCGACCAGATGCTGCGCGACGACCTGTTCTCCCGGCTGGTGACCTTCCCGAACGTGCTGATCACCGGTCATCAGGCGTTCTTCACCGAGGAGGCGTTGCACAACATCGCCGCGACCACGATCGCCAGCATCACCGCGTTCGAGCGGGAGGGTTCCGCTGCCCGGATCGCCCCCGACGCGCTGGTGCGGTGA
- a CDS encoding discoidin domain-containing protein, protein MAAALLWWVPRHDPPTAAPPPDPLSAVAPQISAADVTPPDSTGSAAPTAKATPVSPSPGPTGSTPPERSATPAAVPPSSVPPSASTDPVPRAGRPNPDERNLALRRPVSASSAEAPHFGPSAAVDGDLGSRWSSAFRDPQWIEVDLGALWRIRSVTLHWEHAYAVAYRVETSADGRHWSTGYATRTGTGGTVHLELPGTDARYVRMSGTKRNGQYGYSLLEIEVR, encoded by the coding sequence GTGGCGGCGGCCCTGCTGTGGTGGGTTCCCCGCCACGACCCGCCCACCGCCGCACCGCCGCCGGACCCACTGTCGGCGGTCGCGCCGCAGATCTCCGCTGCGGACGTCACCCCGCCCGACTCCACCGGATCGGCGGCACCGACGGCGAAGGCGACACCGGTGTCGCCGTCACCCGGTCCGACGGGGTCGACACCACCGGAGCGCTCGGCCACGCCCGCCGCCGTACCGCCGTCGTCCGTACCGCCGTCCGCGTCGACCGATCCCGTGCCCCGGGCCGGACGCCCTAATCCGGACGAGCGCAACCTGGCGCTGCGACGGCCCGTCTCGGCGTCCAGCGCGGAGGCACCACATTTCGGGCCCTCCGCCGCCGTCGACGGCGACCTCGGCAGCCGGTGGAGCAGCGCGTTCCGCGACCCGCAGTGGATTGAGGTGGACCTTGGAGCGCTGTGGCGGATCCGCAGTGTCACGCTGCACTGGGAGCACGCGTACGCCGTCGCGTACCGGGTGGAGACCTCGGCCGACGGCCGGCACTGGTCGACCGGGTACGCGACGCGTACCGGCACCGGCGGCACCGTCCATCTCGAACTTCCCGGGACCGACGCCCGCTACGTACGGATGTCCGGCACGAAACGCAACGGCCAGTACGGCTACTCGCTGCTGGAGATCGAGGTCCGCTGA
- a CDS encoding bifunctional glycosyltransferase family 2/GtrA family protein, with amino-acid sequence MSTTMLPADGTALTGPRPRSDEAGSRTGPPPVLDVTIPVHNEERDLEPCVRRLHQHLVETFPYPFRITIADNASTDRTAQVAAALADDLPRVVVTHLPQKGRGRALAAVWSASPAPVLAYMDVDLSTDLAALLPLVAPLISGHSDLAIGSRLSRSSRVVRGAKREIISRGYNLLLRGALAARFSDAQCGFKAIRKDVADRLLPLVRDTGWFFDTELLVLAERAGLRIHEVPVDWIDDPDSRVDIVSTAIADLKGMARVGRDLATGSLPLAEVRRELGRPAGAGLAGQLIRFAGVGVASTLAYVVIFAALRAGLPAQSANLLALLITAVGNTAANRRFTFGVSGRGSVGRHHLQGLAVFVFGLALTSGSLAVLDAAAPAAGRAVEVAVLVAANLAATVARFLLLRGWVFRR; translated from the coding sequence ATGTCCACCACGATGCTTCCCGCCGACGGCACCGCGCTGACCGGTCCGCGACCACGCTCCGACGAGGCCGGATCCCGTACCGGTCCGCCGCCCGTGCTCGACGTCACGATTCCGGTCCACAACGAGGAACGCGACCTTGAGCCCTGCGTGCGACGGCTGCACCAGCACCTCGTCGAGACGTTCCCGTACCCCTTCCGGATCACCATCGCGGACAACGCGAGCACCGACCGTACCGCCCAGGTCGCCGCCGCCCTCGCCGACGACCTGCCCCGGGTCGTCGTGACGCACCTGCCGCAGAAGGGCCGGGGCCGGGCCCTCGCCGCCGTCTGGTCCGCCTCGCCCGCCCCGGTCCTCGCCTACATGGACGTCGACCTGTCCACCGACCTCGCCGCACTGCTGCCGTTGGTCGCGCCGCTGATCTCCGGCCACTCGGACCTGGCCATCGGCAGCCGGCTGTCCCGCAGCTCCCGGGTGGTCCGGGGAGCGAAGCGGGAGATCATCTCCCGGGGCTACAACCTGCTGCTGCGGGGAGCCCTGGCCGCCCGGTTCTCCGACGCGCAGTGCGGGTTCAAGGCGATCCGCAAGGACGTCGCCGACCGGTTGCTGCCGTTGGTCCGCGACACCGGCTGGTTCTTCGACACCGAACTGCTGGTCCTGGCCGAACGCGCCGGTCTGCGCATCCACGAGGTCCCGGTGGACTGGATCGACGACCCGGACAGCCGGGTCGACATCGTCTCGACCGCGATCGCCGACCTCAAGGGGATGGCGCGGGTGGGACGGGATCTGGCCACCGGGTCCCTGCCGCTGGCCGAGGTCCGCCGCGAACTGGGCCGCCCGGCCGGTGCCGGGCTCGCCGGCCAGCTGATCCGGTTCGCCGGGGTCGGGGTGGCGAGCACCCTGGCGTACGTCGTGATCTTCGCGGCGCTGCGGGCCGGTCTGCCGGCACAGTCGGCGAACCTGCTGGCCCTGCTGATCACCGCGGTCGGCAACACGGCTGCGAACCGCCGGTTCACCTTCGGCGTCAGTGGCCGGGGCAGCGTCGGCCGGCACCACCTGCAGGGCCTGGCGGTGTTCGTCTTCGGGCTGGCGCTGACCAGCGGCTCACTGGCGGTGCTCGACGCCGCCGCGCCCGCCGCGGGCCGTGCCGTCGAGGTGGCGGTGCTGGTGGCGGCGAACCTCGCGGCTACCGTGGCGCGCTTCCTGCTGCTGCGTGGCTGGGTGTTCCGCCGCTGA